Sequence from the Candidatus Poribacteria bacterium genome:
CGATGTCGAGTTCTACAGCCTCTGCGAGCACCACTTGTTGCCGTTCTACGGCAAGGTACACGTCGCGTACATCCCGAACGGTCGAATCATCGGGCTCAGCAAGATTCCTCGCATCGTGGACATGTATGCGCGGCGGTTCCAGGTACAGGAGCGCTTCACTTCGCAGGTCGCGCGGGCATTGGCGGGGGCGATCCAGCCGCAGGGCGTCGGCGTCGTCTCGGAAGCCGCCCATATGTGCATGATGATCCGTGGGGTCGAGAAACAGCACTCCAGCACGGTCACGAGCTGCGTCCTCGGCTCGTTCCGCAGGAACGCGACCACGCGGAAGGAGTTCTTCGACCTGCTCAAGGTGAACCGGTTCGAGATGTAGCGGGACGAGTCAGCGCGAGGGCGGTCGGAGCCTAGTCGTGCTCGGAGGTCGGCAGGGGACGCAGTGGCACAGCGTCGGACGGATCGAACGTGACCGTGACGCGGTCGCCGGGATGAGCGTCGGCGAGACCGGGATTGTGTGACAGGGCGCGCACGGGGGTCTTGTCGGCGAGCTCGAGCTCGAACTCCTCGACGTTTCCTAGGTACGTCGTTCGGACGACCGTTGCGGCCAACTGGTTCGGCTTGCCAGGGCCCGGCGAGGCGATCTCGACGGCTTCAGGGCGTATCGACAGCGTGACTTCCTCACCGACCGCCATGCCGGTCCGCTCGCAGACGATGGCTCCGACCGGCGTTTCAACCCGTATTCCACCGCTGTCCGCATCGGTCACTCTGCCCGACAGAAAGTTCGTCTCGCCGATGAAGTCGGCGACGAACGGATTTGCAGGATGGTTGTAGACTTCGCGCGGACTGCCCACCTGGACGATCTTGCCGTCTCTCATCACAGCCAGCCGATCTGCCAGCGACAGCGCTTCCTTCTGGTCGTGCGTCACGTAGATCGCGGTGATGCCGGATTCGGCATGGATCCGCTTGATTTCGAGCCGCATCTCTAGTCGTAGCTTCGCGTCCAGGTTGCTGAGCGGCTCGTCGAGCAGCAGCACGTCGGGCTCGATGACCAGCGCGCGAGCCAGGGCGACACGCTGCTGCTGTCCCCCGGAGAGCTGGTTCGCCGTGCGCTGGGCGTACCCCTCCATCTGC
This genomic interval carries:
- the folE gene encoding GTP cyclohydrolase I FolE; this translates as MAQGFRGEDSPELWHRNGYSERDEEPGHDLKLAHRLSQLYGQLLTEVGEDPGREGLAKTPMRAARAMEFLTQGYRQNLDEVVNEAIFTEDTDDMVIVRDVEFYSLCEHHLLPFYGKVHVAYIPNGRIIGLSKIPRIVDMYARRFQVQERFTSQVARALAGAIQPQGVGVVSEAAHMCMMIRGVEKQHSSTVTSCVLGSFRRNATTRKEFFDLLKVNRFEM
- a CDS encoding ABC transporter ATP-binding protein; translated protein: VPPHRRNTGMVFQNYALWPHMTVYQNVEYGLNVRKVSTPEKRRCVAQALEVVQMEGYAQRTANQLSGGQQQRVALARALVIEPDVLLLDEPLSNLDAKLRLEMRLEIKRIHAESGITAIYVTHDQKEALSLADRLAVMRDGKIVQVGSPREVYNHPANPFVADFIGETNFLSGRVTDADSGGIRVETPVGAIVCERTGMAVGEEVTLSIRPEAVEIASPGPGKPNQLAATVVRTTYLGNVEEFELELADKTPVRALSHNPGLADAHPGDRVTVTFDPSDAVPLRPLPTSEHD